CTCGATGTTCTTCTCCTGACCGCTCATACGCTTGCGGGCTTCGGTCATGCGCAACGCGCTGGCCTGGATCTGTACCTTGAGCCCCTCCTCCATCTTGAGGCGGGTGTAGCGCACCTTGTTGCGGTCCACTTTGGCCTGTTGCACCCGATTCCGTGTGCGGAAACCGTCGAAGAGGGGATAGGAGAGCGAAACCCCGGCATTAACCGTGTTGGCCCAGTTGTAATTGCCAAACTTGAAGGTATTATCCTGCGACTGCCAGACATAGCTGCCGACGGCATAGAGGGTGGGGAAATTGCCCGCCTTCTCTATGGAGATGTTTTTATCAAGCATCTGCTCCTGCAAGGCCAGTTGCTTGATGGCCGGATTGACCGCCAGGGCCTGCGCTTCGGCCTGTTGTGCAACATCCTCGGGCAGCTCTTCATAGGTCAGATCGCCTTCGATGGCCACAGGCTGGTCGAGGGGGATTGCCAGGAGATTCTTAAGCGCATTGACCGCCAGCTGATAGCTATTTTCCGCGGAAATCACCAACGGCTCGGTGTTGGCCAGCTGTACCTCGGCACGCAACAGGTCGTACTCGGCCGCGGCGCCGACGCGATACTGCGCCTGCACATTATTGTAGTTGGCCTGGATGACCTCCAGTCCTTGACGATTGGCCTCCACCAGCTTTTTGGCCAGCAGGATCTGATACCAGGCTTTGCGGGTGTCGCGGATGACCGCCTGCTGGGCGGCACTGTATGATTCCTTCGCCAGTTCGCGGTAGGTTTTAGCGATCTGCAGGGCAACCCCCACCTTGCGGCTGAAGAGGGCCTGGGAGAGCTGCACCGCGCCGGAGTAGGCGTTGTTGGAGCCGATTTCGAAGAGCAGGGTCTTGTTGGTCGGATTGATGGCGTTGCCGGGCGGCAGAAACATCACCTGCTTTTTGATATACCGCATATACTGCCCGGACGCAGTGAGCTGGGGAAAGGCCCCCGACCTGGCCTCGCCCACTTGGGCGTTGGCCTTGACGCGCTCCTCGCCGGCGATCATCAGATCGCGGTTCTGATGCAGGGCCATGGCAATCGCTTGCTCCATGCTCAGCGCTAGCGTGTCCCGGGTGGCCGACAGGGACTCGGCCTGAACGGATTGACCGCGCCACAAGAAAACAGCGAGAACGAGAAGGGATGTTACGCGAAATCTGGACATTGCTCGATTTATCCTTGGTTGGGTTTTCCGATTCCGTCAAAAAAAATCGTGGTAATCATATCGGCCGCCTCCTCAACCTCATCCCTGGGCATGGAATGCAGCGGGCCGAAGCGAGTCATGGTATAGGTGCGCACCATCCCCTCAAACAGGATGGCCAGCGCCAGCGGATCATAGCGGCAGGCACCGCATTGTTGCTGCTCCTCCTGGAAACTGTGGCTGATGGCTTGCCAGATTCTCTTCATGACCGAAGTGTAACGGGCCAGATAGGGTTTTCTCTTTTCCTGGCTGATCTGATGGATCCGGTGCATGACCAGGGCGATCAGCTCGGCGTTGTCGCGCGAATAGCGGATCATCGCGCCGGCATAGGTCGTCAGGCGCCGGCGGCCCTCACCCTCGCTCTCGATGAGGGTTCTGCGGGCGATGGCTTCCAGCTCGCCGACCAGCTGATCACAGATGGCGAGGAAGAGATCCTCCTTGGAGGAAAAGTAATTGTAGATCGTGCCCTTGCCGAACTCGGCGTGGCGTGCAATCTCCTCCAGGGTGGTCTCGTGATAGCCCTGACGGAGGAAAAGCTCACGGGCGGCGGCGAAAATATCCTGCTGCCGCGCCAGTTTTTCCCGTGCCTTGCGGCAAAGGGGGGGATGGGACATTATACAGAACCCGTTGGTTAGTTATATGACTGCTTGGTCATTTGGTGAATAATAAGTCATAATTTACTCACTTGTAGAGCAAAATGCAAGAACTATTTGCAGGAAAAGAGACGGTAGCGGATTTTAGACAGGGGAAGGGGGTACGGTCATAAGCGGTCGGGTTGCAGATGGGGTTCGCATGCGTTCACCATAATCGAGGCCGCTGCGGCGTATCGGGCTGCCGCTCTCGGCGGATTCCCTTAGGCGAGATACTTGGCTGCGATGGATCATGTGCATTGCGGGGTCGAGTAGAAAGAATAAGCGGCGTCCCAACGGTGCTGCCGGAGGGACGCCGCAAGGGGAATTCCTGGTGCTCGGCCGAGGGGCCGATCACGGCGTCTGGCGGTGCGGATCGAGCCGGGCGTTGTTGTCCCATAGGGTATAATCGCTGGCGGCCACCGAACCGTTGAGATCGATGTCGCTGACGCGGTATCCCGATTCGCTGTTCAGGTTGGCGCTGTGCCAGATCACATAATCGCGCGTGGTGATGATGCCGTCCTGGTTGATGTCGCCGGCCCAGAGGCCCCAGATGTTGGGCTTGAGCTCTACGCAGGCGCGGCCGCCCGGTCCTAAGGTCCAGGATTGGCTCTCGGCGGTCGTGAAATCGTACATGGCCGCCGGGCCGGAGCTCAGGGCTATCGGGGTGGCACTCATGACGGCGATATGATTACGATGGCGGATGACGATATGATAATTGCCGTCCGGTACCCCCTCCATGATGATTTGGGTGTTGATGCCGTCGTCATCGACCAGGGCACCATTCTTGTTCAGCAGCACGCTTTTGGCGGTTACGAATCCGAAACCGGCATCGCGTAGCTCGACCTGCACCCAGTCGGTGATATTGGCCGGTATGGAGGTGAGCATGCGATGGTCGGGATAGGGGGAGACCAGCGGAATCTGATTCGCGGTGTTCAGGGCTGTCGACATCAGGCCGCTGACGGGATCATAGGGGCCCTGGAGGAAGATCTTCGCCTGGAGATAGACGTAGCTGTTCTCGAGCCACTGGGCGAAGCGGAAGGAGGGTTTGCTGCCCGCCTTGGTGAACGCCCCGCCGAGGAAGAGGTCACCGCCGCCGAGAGCGTAAACGGTGCTGTCGAGGCCGTTGCCGGGAGCGCTCCAGCTGTTGGTGCCAGCGTGAAAGATGGCAAACCGTCGTGCCGGTAGCCCCCCCGCCTCCATGAAATCGCCGCCGATGTAGATGTTATCGCCGATCACATCGATGGCCCGGACCGGGCCATTGGCACCGCTGCTGACGGGGTCCCAGATCGAACCCGCCCAGCGGGCGAGGCGCCGCGCGGGCAGGGTACCCGCCTTAGTGAAATTGCCGCCGACGTAGACCACTCCGGCCAGGCCCGGCCGCATGACGTAGACGGTGCTGTCGAGGCCGGTGACCATGGGGAACCAGGCCTGGCGGTCGCCGGACCACATGGCCGCGTAGTTGAGATAGTAGCCGCCGCCCTGGGTGTTGCGGAATTTCCCGCCGGCGTAGAACATGAAACTCTCATAGGTCAGGGCATAGACCGTGTTGTCCATGCCGAGTCCGATCGGCTTCCAGGATCCGCCGTTCCAAAGAGCAACGCGATAGGCGGGCACGCCACCCGCGGTGTTGAATTCGCCGCCGGCCACTAACGAGTCGATGCCGTTGCTTGCAAGTGCATAGACGGTGCCGGTCCCGGGTGAGCCGTTCGAAAGACCTGTGCCGACAGCGGACCAGGCCGTCCCGCTCCAGCGGGCGATATTGCTGGCAGCGATTCCGCTGGCGCTGTTGAAACGGCCGCCGGCGAAAAGATCGCTCCCCTGCTTGGCCAGGGCATAGACGGTGCCGTTGATGCCTTTCCCGAGCGGGCTCCAGGTGGTGCCGTTGTAACAAATAATACTGCTGGCGCTGATGCCGCCGCCTTGTGTGAACGAGCCGGCGATATAGGTCATTGCTCCATCTCTCAGGATGGCGTAGACCGGGCCGTTAAAACCCTTTCCGGAGTAGAGCGACCTGAAAAATTCGCCATCCCAGGTGGCGATGTGGTTGGCGGTGACCATCCCTGCTGTGCTAAAGTCTCCGCCCACGTGCAGACGGCTGCCGCTGCAGGCGAGGGCGTAGACAAAGCTGTTGACGCCGTTGCCAAGAGCGCGCCAGGTGCTGCCGTCCCATTTGGCCAGACGCAGGGCGGCGATGCCGCCTATCGTGTAAAAGTGGCCGCCGGCGTAGAGGGAGAGGCCGTCGGTGGCGAGGGCGGTGACGCGCTGGTCAGCTCCGCTGCCGAGGGCGATCCAGGCAGCGCCGTTCCAGCGCGCAATATAATTGGCGGAGACGGTCCCGGCGGTCGTAAAGTCGCCGCCGGCGTAGAGAGCGCCGTTATGCCAGGCGAGGGCGCGGACGGTGGCATCGGTCCCGGCAGCCAGGGTGAACCAGGCGGCGCCGGTCCAGCGGCCGACGCGGTTGACCGGGGTGCTGCCGATGAAGGTGAAATCACCACCGACATAGAGATCGGTGCTGCTGGCGGCGAAGGCGAGGACCGGACCGTTGCAGCCGGCGCCGACGGCGCTCCAGCTGCTGCCGTTCCACTGGGCGATGCGGTTGAGGGCGATAGGACCGCTTGCGGTGAATTCGCCGCCGGCGTAGAGGGCGCCGTTGAAATAGCTCAGGGCGCGCACCTTGCCGTTAAAGCCTTCCCCGAGGGGGTTCCAGCGCGCTCCGTCCCATTGGGCGATACGCTGGCAAAAGATATTGCCGGCGTAGATAAAATCGCCGCCGATGAAAACCCCGGTCTCCGTTACCAGGATGGCGTGCACGTTGCCATCAACACCCGATCCGAGCGCGGACCAGGAGGCGCCGTCCCATTTGGCAATGCGGTTGGCCATGATGGGGCCAATGGCGCTGAAATAGCCGCCGACATAGAGCACGCCGTCGCGAACGGCCAGCGCGGTGACGATGTTGTCGGCGCCGGAGAAGGCGTACTCGGAGCTCCATTTCTCGATCGCTTCGGGGGTGGAGGGTTGCACGGTGCGTGCCGGGGTGAAGCGGGGCCGCCCCTGGCTATCGACCGACATGGTAAAGCCGGAGGGATCCAGGACGCCTGAAGGAGTGCTGCTGAGATCGATCGTCCCATCTGCGCGCAAGACCTTGGAGAGGGGCTGGAGAACGGCCGGTTGCGCCCAAGCAGAGCCGCCTGCTGCCCCCAAACCTGTGGCGATCCATAGCACAACTGCTGCGAAATCAAAGGCCGGATATCTCATCTCCCTTCTACCTCCTCTGCTGATCGTGAACGGCCTCTCTACGAAGTCGATCCGGGTGCTGCCTGTGAAAACCGTACGGTATCTGATCTGCTGTTATGTACGCGCAATCGGGATTTTTTGCGAAAAGTTTCGTCCAATTCCTTCCGTTTCGGCAGATGGAGATCCCCGCCGCCACCTCGCAATTTCCTTGCATTTCCCTTAGAAATGATGTACTTTAATCAAAATCGAATCGTCCCGGAATCGTCCCCCATGCGCAAGATTGCTCTACTTATACTGATGACGCTGTTACCGGCCTTGCTGCCTGCAACGGACACTTTTCCTCCGCGGCGGGGTGCGGTCAATGATTTCGCCGAGGTCATCCCCGACGCGGTGGAAGCGCAGATCGAAGCGCTGGCTATAGAGGTCTGGAATAAAGCCGGGGTGGCTATCGTGATCTGCACCATGCCCACCATCGGGGAAGCCGATTATCAGACCTATGCCAACGAACTCTACTCGGCGTGGGGCATCGGTAAAAAGGGCGAAGACAAGGGACTTCTGATTTTCAATGTCACGGATATTCGCAAGATCTGGATCGAAACCGGCTATGGGGTGGAGGGGTTCATCAACGACGCCCGCGCCGGCGATGTCTACCGCCGCTATATGGTGCCCAATTTCCAGCAAGGGAATTTTGGCGAGGGGTTCCTCGAAGCAACCCAAGCTTTCGCCGGCATGGTCGGTGAGGAGTATGGCCTGACCTTCGATAATCAGACCATCATGCCGCAGCGTGTGTCCGGATCATCCCTGGACGGGGAGGACTGGATTGTCGCCCTTTTTGTCCTTTTCATCATTGCCATGATCCTGATGGGGACTTCCCGCGGCACGGGCTGGGGATCAGGCGGCGGCTGGGGTTCGAGCCGGCGCGGCGGCTGGGGCAGCGATTGGGGCAGCGGTGGCTGGGGCGGAGGAGGCTGGGGCGGCGGTTTTGGCGGTGGTGGCGGCGGCGGTTTCGGGGGCTTTGGCGGCGGCTCGAGCGGCGGTGGTGGCGCCGGTGGCGGCTATTAGCTGGGGCTATTCCGGCAGGCACACGAACCTGCCCGTTATCCAGGAGCATAGGAGAAGAAGATGGCGAAGCATCCCGAATCACCCATGGTGATCGCCGGAGAATTCACTGAAGAGGTTAAAACGATCTTTGGCGAGGAACTCGTCGCCGTAATCCTCTATGGCAGCGCGGCCGGCGGCGCATGGCAGCCGAAAAAATCGGACATCAATTTCCTCATTGTCCTCTCCGAGGTGGCTATCACCGGACTGAATGCGGCCTTTCCCTTGGTCGAAAAATGGCACAAGCGCCTCCGTACCCTGCCGGTTTTCATGACGCGGCAGTACATCGAGGCTTCACTGGACAGCTTTCCCATCGAATTTCTCCACATGCAGCGCCGCCACACCACCCTCTATGGTGAAGATGTGCTCGAACCCCTGCAGATTGCACACGCCCATTTGCGGCTGCAATGCGAAGAGCAGATCAAGGGCAAACTGCTGCACCTCCGCGCAGAGTATCTCGCCACGCTGGGCAAAAGGCACCGGATCCAGCAGTTCTTCAACTTGACCCTGGCTGCCTTTGCCGTTCTCTTCAAGGCGTTGCTCGTCCTCAAGGGGGCTGAAATTCCAGCGGAGGCGGGTGCGACCATCCTGCGAACCGCCGAAGTCTACGGACTGGATGTGGACCTCTTTCAGCAGTTGCTTCAGGCCGGCGACAGGAAGAGCAAGTTATCCCATGTCGAATTGAACCATATTGCAGCAGCTTATGTTGAAGAAATCAACAAGTTGGCACGGATTATAGACCAAATGGAATAGTAAAGGGAGGAGCACATGTCGAAAGCATTAAAAACCATCCTGATCGTCGTCGCGATCCTGGCCGTCATCGGCTTCCTGATCTTCACCCCGTATAACCGGCTTGTCGGCCTCGACGAGGGGGTTAAAAACGCCTGGGCGCAGGTCCAGAACCAGCTGCAGCGTCGAATGGACCTGATCCCCAATCTCGTCAAGACCGTCGAGGGTTATGCCAATTTTGAACGTTCGACCCTCGAGGCGGTGATCAATGCCCGCGCCAAGGCGACCAGCACCCAGATCAATGCCGGGGACATGAATCCGGCGCAGCTCCAGCAGTACATGGAAGCCCAGAACGGCCTGACCAGCGCCCTTGGCCGCCTTATGGTCGTCGTCGAAAGATACCCCGAACTGAAGGCCAATGAGAATTTCATCCGCCTCCAGGATGAACTGGCGGGAACCGAAAACCGCATCGCGGTCGAGCGCAAGCGCTACAACGATGAAGTGCGCGTTTACAATCAGTCTGTGCGCAAATTCCCGACGGTTCTCATCGCAAATCTCCTCGGCTTCCCACAAAAACCTTACTTCGAGGCTCCGGTCGAGGCCAAGACAGCGCCGACCGTTGATTTCAGCGGCCTCAAGAAATAATGCGCCGGCGCCGCAAGGCCGCCCGATTCCGGTTTTAAAAAAGCCGGTGCAGGTATCCTGCACCGGCTTTTTCAGTTTATCGAGGACGCGCTACCGGGTGCGCGCCGTTTTATCTTCCTCGAGGCGGGCTTCATATTTGGAGGGGCATTTGAGCATGAGCCGGGTCGCGGCGAACGTGCCGTCCGCGAGCATCTTGCCCTCGGCCAGCACCCCCTGCGCATCCGCCAGCTGGTCCGGCATCACCCCCTTGTAATAGACGTGCAGGCTGTCCGGCCCCTCGATCATCGTAAAGCGGACCTCGATTTTTTGAGCATCCCAACGGATGGAGGCGGGATCCACATAGCCGCTCACCCGTAAACCCTCGCCCTTGATGGTTGCGGCTTTTTCCCGGATTTCGGAGACGGTCAGGTAGTAGACCGAACTCTCCTTGAAGCTGGTGACCATGAGATAGATCAACGCCGCGATAATCACGCTAACGCCGATGAGTATTTTAGGTTTCATCTCTTCTCCTGCTGCTGGATCCCGATGAAGTTCGTTCAATGTACGCAATTTCATGATTCCAGTCAAGGTGCGAAAGGGCCAGGATACGCCGCAAGATCCGGCTCTCACCTGATGCCTCACGCCATTTGACGGGCAAGGCGGCTCCCGCCCGGCCTGGCGCTTTCCGCTTGCAATTGTGCGCAAATTGCCTAAATTGGAGGGAACCCAAACGGAGTCCCTCATGGCTGGCGAAAACCATGACCCGGGCGGCGCCATACAGCCCGATCTTGAAATCCTGATGCACCCAGCGGTTTCTATCATCCTGCCCGTTAATAATCGCCGGCATCTTCTGGAACGCGCGCTCGCCTCGGTCGAGGCGCAGACCTTTACGGATTATGAGCTGCTGATCGTCGATGACGGCAGCAGCGACGGGCTCGAGGCGTGGATGCCGGCCCTCCAGGAGATGCACCCGAATTGGCGCTACCTCAGACACCGCAACCGCAGGCTTTCCGCCACGCGCAATATCGGCATCCATGCCGCCCTCAGCGAGTGGGTGACCTTTCTGGACGCCGATGATGAATATCGGCCGGATCATCTCCGGCTGCGTATCGAGTATGTGCGCGCCCGCCCTGAAGTGGATCTGGTGCACGGCGGGGTGGAGTTGTGCGGCCCCGAAGAGAGCCATTGGGTGGAGGATGCCTTCCATCCCGGTGCATTGATCCATCTCTCCCAATGCATCATCGGGTCGACGCTTTTCGGGCGCAAGCGCCTTTTTCTCGAGAGCGGCGGTTTCCGACTTCAGGACTATTCGGCTGAATCGGAGCTGATCGCGCGTCTTAGCGAGCGGTATACCATCGAGCGGGTCGATTTTCCGACCTATATTTACCATACGGGGCTGCCGGACAGCATCTGCACCCTGCGCAAGTCAGGCCGTGCGCAGGGCGCGCCAGAGTGATTCCAGAGCGAGGCCGGGGTCCGGGTGATCGCAACCGATCTCGTGGTAGCGCGCGGCGTGACGGGTGGCGGTGCGTTGTGAGAAGGTGAGTGATTCCCAGAGGGCTGAATCCCGAATGGCAAGATCAGCGGGGGTACGCCGCCGCACCGGCAGACCGCTGATCCGGCTGAGCCGTTCCGCCAGTTCCGTCTGGCGCATCGGCGCACCGCTGACCAGGTTGAAGGTCGTCCCGGTTGGCGCCGTTTGTGCCAGCCGCAGGATCCATCTTGCGGCATCCTCCACATGGATCAGCGACATCCAGTTCTCGCCGGAGCCGTAGAGCGGGACGAAACCCTCCCGCCGCATGGGATCTAGATAAAAGCTTTTCAGCCAGGAGCGCGGGCCGTAAACCCAGGCCGGCCGCATGATCTGAACCGGAAGCCGACCCGCCTGCAGTGCTGCGAGCACCGGCGCCTCGCCCCGCGCATACTGGCGGGCAAATCCCACGGGATTCAGCGGGTGCTCTTCATATACCTCGGCATCGGCGGAGGGCCCATAGGCGAGGGTACCGGCCACCAGCACCAGCAGCGGGGGATGCGCCTGACCTTCCAGCCAGCTGAGAAGCCGCCGGTTGGCCCGTGCGCTGCGCCATGCCGCGATGCGGCGGCCGGACCTCCCCGGCGCGGAGAGACGGGCCAGATGAAGGATGATGGTCGGAGGATCCGCTTCGAGGCTGCGCCAGGGAAAGGTCGGCAAGCTGCCGGGAACTGTGCGGGCGCCGGAGAGCTCGCTGGCGAGGGGTGTGCGATGTGCCAGGCACGTGAGGCGATCACCCGATTCCAGAACCGCACGGGCGCAGGCGCTGCCGATAAAGCCGCCGGCGCCGAGGATCAGGATATGGCTTTGCGTTGCCATCGGCCTCAGCCGATTTCCAGCATGCGGGTCACCGCCTGCAAGGCGCGCATACGGATCTCCTCGGGCACTTCGACCACATAGCGCGTCTGCCGCAGGGATTCCAGGGTATCCTCAAGAGTGATTTCGGCCATGTGCGGACAGCGCACGCTGCAGAGCCTTAGCAGCTCACGGTCGGGATTTTCGGCCGCAATGTTGTCGCCCATGCTGCACTCGGTCAACAGCAGATAGCGCGGCGCCTTGGTCTCGCGCACATAGCGGATCATCGCAGAGGTGCTGCCGGAAAAGTCGGCAGCCGCGGTCACCTCGGGCCGGCATTCCGGATGAGCCAGGATGACCACGTCGGGGAACTGGGCGCGAATGTTTTCGATATCCTCGACGGTGAATTTGTCGTGAACCTCACAGCGGCCCTCCCAGCCGATCATTGCATATTCAAGACCGGGCTCGGGCCGGACCAGGCCGGCTGGACTCTTGACCGGGAAGACGATCGTCTTGCCGGTCTCGCGAGCGACATTGCCGGCCAGATACTGATCGGGCAGAAAGATCACCTTATCCGACTTGAGCGACTCCACCACCTTGACCGCATTGCCCGAGGTGCAGCAGATATCGGTTTCAGCCTTGACGTCGGCATAGGTGTTGATATAGGTGACCACCGGCACCCCAGGGTAGAGTTGCCGCAGTTGGCGGACATCCTCGGCTGTAATGCTTTCGGCCAGGGAGCAGCCCGCTTTGGGTGAAGGGATGAGCACCGTCTTTCCGGGATTGAGGATCTTGGCCGTCTCCGCCATGAAACGGACGCCGCAAAAAATGATGATGTCGGCCTCGACTTCGGCAGCCCGGCGGCTCAGTTCCAGGGAGTCCCCGCGAAAATCCGGCACGGAATGATAAAGGGCGGGTTCCATATAGTTATGCCCGAGGATAACCGCATGGCGCTCCCTCTTGAGCCGGTTGATCTCCTCCGCCAGCTCCGCCTTGTAGCGGATCTCGGCAACGGGGATGACATTTTTCAGTTTGGCATACAGGTGTTCGAATTCAGGTGAAGCATTCATCATCAGACCTCTCCAACCAGGAAGACCGGATTTACAGGAACATCGCCTGACAGGGGCGTGTTTTACTGGGTGAAACTTAACCATTTCTTGGGATAAAAACAAGGGCTGCTGCGACGCCGCTACGCGTCCCAGCGTGAAATGGAGCATCGCGATGCACTTCATCAAGAAGAGATGTTTCAGCCTTGCGCTCTCCGGTCTGGTCTGGAGCCTGACCACTGCCGGCGGGGCGCAGACCCTCACCGTCCACTCCGGAGCCCCTGCCGGCTATCTCCTGCGCGACGGCCGGCGATTCTTCGCCATCGGCACCCGGGTGGACGGGATCAAGGTCAAGCCCGTCGATGAATCGACCTTCTCCAGTCTGCGCGAGATCTTTAACACCCTCTGGATCACGATCCGCGATATCGACGATCCGAAACACCTCTATCCCGACGGCATCTTTACGCGGCTCGATTACGTGCGGCATGACAACGGCCTCTTCCTCGCCGGCGATCTGCCCTGGCGCTTGCAGACCGAACCCGGATGCATCATCGACGTCAACCGGGACGGGATCTTTCAGCCCAGCGAACAGCGCGTCGCGCACAAACGGGTTGCCCCCGCTGCAGCCCGGCGGGCGATGGAGACCATCTACCGTGAGGTCAATCCGCCCGGCGGACCCAAACGCAGCATGATCTATTATCTGATGGATGAACCCGATGCCGGCTATGCCACCGACCATCACTGGGCCTTCACCGATTCGCTGCTCAAGCGGTTTTACGATCAGCGCCGCAAGGGTACCCTGGCCTATATCGATCTCGGACCGGTCACCGGCAGCAAATTGCTTTATGAAAAAAAATATCCCCTGCGCGCACCCGATAAGGGATCGGCGGCCTACTTTGCCAGCCTCAAGTACAGCTATGCCAGCGTGGACGAAAATGTTCGCGTCACGGCGCGCACCTATGCACCGGTCGCAGATATCCTTGGCAT
The nucleotide sequence above comes from bacterium. Encoded proteins:
- a CDS encoding TPM domain-containing protein → MRKIALLILMTLLPALLPATDTFPPRRGAVNDFAEVIPDAVEAQIEALAIEVWNKAGVAIVICTMPTIGEADYQTYANELYSAWGIGKKGEDKGLLIFNVTDIRKIWIETGYGVEGFINDARAGDVYRRYMVPNFQQGNFGEGFLEATQAFAGMVGEEYGLTFDNQTIMPQRVSGSSLDGEDWIVALFVLFIIAMILMGTSRGTGWGSGGGWGSSRRGGWGSDWGSGGWGGGGWGGGFGGGGGGGFGGFGGGSSGGGGAGGGY
- a CDS encoding TolC family protein, coding for MSRFRVTSLLVLAVFLWRGQSVQAESLSATRDTLALSMEQAIAMALHQNRDLMIAGEERVKANAQVGEARSGAFPQLTASGQYMRYIKKQVMFLPPGNAINPTNKTLLFEIGSNNAYSGAVQLSQALFSRKVGVALQIAKTYRELAKESYSAAQQAVIRDTRKAWYQILLAKKLVEANRQGLEVIQANYNNVQAQYRVGAAAEYDLLRAEVQLANTEPLVISAENSYQLAVNALKNLLAIPLDQPVAIEGDLTYEELPEDVAQQAEAQALAVNPAIKQLALQEQMLDKNISIEKAGNFPTLYAVGSYVWQSQDNTFKFGNYNWANTVNAGVSLSYPLFDGFRTRNRVQQAKVDRNKVRYTRLKMEEGLKVQIQASALRMTEARKRMSGQEKNIEQAQKAVRIAQTRFKSGVGTQLELLDAQVAMTRSQTNYAQALYDYLVSKTEWEFATGTSR
- a CDS encoding TetR/AcrR family transcriptional regulator: MSHPPLCRKAREKLARQQDIFAAARELFLRQGYHETTLEEIARHAEFGKGTIYNYFSSKEDLFLAICDQLVGELEAIARRTLIESEGEGRRRLTTYAGAMIRYSRDNAELIALVMHRIHQISQEKRKPYLARYTSVMKRIWQAISHSFQEEQQQCGACRYDPLALAILFEGMVRTYTMTRFGPLHSMPRDEVEEAADMITTIFFDGIGKPNQG
- a CDS encoding glycosyltransferase family 2 protein; the encoded protein is MAGENHDPGGAIQPDLEILMHPAVSIILPVNNRRHLLERALASVEAQTFTDYELLIVDDGSSDGLEAWMPALQEMHPNWRYLRHRNRRLSATRNIGIHAALSEWVTFLDADDEYRPDHLRLRIEYVRARPEVDLVHGGVELCGPEESHWVEDAFHPGALIHLSQCIIGSTLFGRKRLFLESGGFRLQDYSAESELIARLSERYTIERVDFPTYIYHTGLPDSICTLRKSGRAQGAPE
- a CDS encoding LemA family protein, producing the protein MSKALKTILIVVAILAVIGFLIFTPYNRLVGLDEGVKNAWAQVQNQLQRRMDLIPNLVKTVEGYANFERSTLEAVINARAKATSTQINAGDMNPAQLQQYMEAQNGLTSALGRLMVVVERYPELKANENFIRLQDELAGTENRIAVERKRYNDEVRVYNQSVRKFPTVLIANLLGFPQKPYFEAPVEAKTAPTVDFSGLKK
- the nadA gene encoding quinolinate synthase NadA, producing MMNASPEFEHLYAKLKNVIPVAEIRYKAELAEEINRLKRERHAVILGHNYMEPALYHSVPDFRGDSLELSRRAAEVEADIIIFCGVRFMAETAKILNPGKTVLIPSPKAGCSLAESITAEDVRQLRQLYPGVPVVTYINTYADVKAETDICCTSGNAVKVVESLKSDKVIFLPDQYLAGNVARETGKTIVFPVKSPAGLVRPEPGLEYAMIGWEGRCEVHDKFTVEDIENIRAQFPDVVILAHPECRPEVTAAADFSGSTSAMIRYVRETKAPRYLLLTECSMGDNIAAENPDRELLRLCSVRCPHMAEITLEDTLESLRQTRYVVEVPEEIRMRALQAVTRMLEIG
- a CDS encoding NAD(P)-dependent oxidoreductase — its product is MATQSHILILGAGGFIGSACARAVLESGDRLTCLAHRTPLASELSGARTVPGSLPTFPWRSLEADPPTIILHLARLSAPGRSGRRIAAWRSARANRRLLSWLEGQAHPPLLVLVAGTLAYGPSADAEVYEEHPLNPVGFARQYARGEAPVLAALQAGRLPVQIMRPAWVYGPRSWLKSFYLDPMRREGFVPLYGSGENWMSLIHVEDAARWILRLAQTAPTGTTFNLVSGAPMRQTELAERLSRISGLPVRRRTPADLAIRDSALWESLTFSQRTATRHAARYHEIGCDHPDPGLALESLWRALRTA
- a CDS encoding cytochrome c maturation protein CcmE, whose translation is MKPKILIGVSVIIAALIYLMVTSFKESSVYYLTVSEIREKAATIKGEGLRVSGYVDPASIRWDAQKIEVRFTMIEGPDSLHVYYKGVMPDQLADAQGVLAEGKMLADGTFAATRLMLKCPSKYEARLEEDKTARTR